In the Syngnathus scovelli strain Florida chromosome 16, RoL_Ssco_1.2, whole genome shotgun sequence genome, one interval contains:
- the LOC125983924 gene encoding hemoglobin subunit alpha-1 gives MTSLSKKDKATVRAFWEKIAPKTEEIGTQALSRLLVVYPQTKTYFAHWKDLSPGSEPVRTHGKAIMNGVGSAVSMLDDLKGGLLSLSELHAFTLRVDPANFKIFTHCILVVLANMFPADFTPEVHVSIDKFLAAVSLSLAEKYR, from the exons ATGACCAGTCTCAGCAAGAAAGACAAGGCAACCGTCCGGGCCTTCTGGGAGAAAATCGCCCCAAAGACCGAGGAAATCGGCACGCAGGCTCTGTCCAG GCTGCTCGTTGTGTACCCCCAGACCAAGACCTACTTTGCCCACTGGAAGGATTTGAGCCCCGGCTCCGAGCCCGTCAGGACTCACGGCAAGGCCATCATGAACGGTGTTGGCAGCGCCGTGAGCATGCTCGATGACCTGAAGGGAGGTCTCCTCTCCCTCAGTGAGCTGCACGCCTTTACCCTGAGAGTGGACCCCGCCAACTTCAAG ATTTTCACCCACTGCATTCTCGTGGTTTTGGCCAACATGTTCCCTGCTGACTTCACCCCCGAGGTGCATGTGTCCATTGACAAGTTCCTGGCCGCCGTGTCTCTGTCCCTGGCCGAGAAATACAGATAA